A stretch of the Capsicum annuum cultivar UCD-10X-F1 chromosome 8, UCD10Xv1.1, whole genome shotgun sequence genome encodes the following:
- the LOC107879606 gene encoding probable inactive receptor kinase At1g48480 isoform X1: MAQNQTTLVNQKLVFFENTKREYDLVDLLKSEATVLGKGTFGNSYKAELENGKIVFVKRLKDCCLVENEFIKKIQELAKLSDHHQSLLPLRAYYYSKDEKLLVFDYMPMSNLASLLHEGVGVAKKSQLTWQVRTRIAYEVASGLEFLHTQGSDVCHGNITSSNVLLTNSFDVRLSDQGLFGLFMPNTMLLVLNVGYQAPEVGYAYNLCQKSDVYSFGGLLLELLTGKAPLDTVGKNKGIDLPSWVRKMFQENPIIDVFDKSMVKNYQEFGDQMVQLLQLAICCTFKNPTKRPSMVAVANQIKRTCRL, translated from the exons ATGGCACAAAACCAAACAACACTTGTGAATCAAAAGCTAGTGTTTTTTGAGAATACTAAAAGGGAATATGATTTAGTTGACTTGTTGAAATCAGAAGCAACAGTATTGGGAAAGGGAACTTTTGGAAATAGCTACAAGGCAGAATTGGAAAATGGGAAAATTGTGTTTGTTAAGAGGTTAAAAGATTGTTGTTTGGTTGAAAATGAATTCATAAAAAAGATTCAAGAATTGGCAAAATTGAGTGATCATCATCAAAGTTTGCTTCCTCTAAGAGCTTATTATTATTCAAAAGATGAGAAACTTCTTGTATTTGATTACATGCCTATGAGTAACTTGGCTTCTCTTTTACATG AAGGTGTAGGAGTGGCTAAGAAATCTCAACTCACATGGCAAGTAAGGACTCGAATCGCTTATGAAGTCGCTAGTGGCCTAGAATTTCTCCATACTCAGGGATCTGACGTTTGTCATGGTAACATAACGTCATCCAATGTTCTACTCACAAATTCTTTTGATGTTCGTCTTTCAGACCAGGGATTATTCGGACTTTTCATGCCAAACACCATGTTACTTGTCCTCAACGTGGGCTATCAAGCACCGGAAGTGGGATATGCCTACAACCTTTGTCAAAAATCAGATGTTTACAGCTTCGGTGGCCTGTTGTTGGAATTACTAACCGGTAAGGCCCCATTAGACACCGTTGGCAAGAACAAAGGGATTGATTTGCCTAGTTGGGTTCGAAAAATGTTTCAAGAAAACcctattattgatgtttttgatAAGAGTATGGTGAAAAATTACCAAGAATTTGGAGATCAAATGGTTCAATTGTTACAACTAGCAATTTGCTGTACTTTCAAGAATCCTACTAAAAGGCCCTCAATGGTTGCAGTGGCTAATCAAATAAAAAGGACATGCAGATTGTAA
- the LOC107879606 gene encoding probable inactive receptor kinase At1g48480 isoform X2, with product MAQNQTTLVNQKLVFFENTKREYDLVDLLKSEATVLGKGTFGNSYKAELENGKIVFVKRLKDCCLVENEFIKKIQELAKLSDHHQSLLPLRAYYYSKDEKLLVFDYMPMSNLASLLHGVGVAKKSQLTWQVRTRIAYEVASGLEFLHTQGSDVCHGNITSSNVLLTNSFDVRLSDQGLFGLFMPNTMLLVLNVGYQAPEVGYAYNLCQKSDVYSFGGLLLELLTGKAPLDTVGKNKGIDLPSWVRKMFQENPIIDVFDKSMVKNYQEFGDQMVQLLQLAICCTFKNPTKRPSMVAVANQIKRTCRL from the exons ATGGCACAAAACCAAACAACACTTGTGAATCAAAAGCTAGTGTTTTTTGAGAATACTAAAAGGGAATATGATTTAGTTGACTTGTTGAAATCAGAAGCAACAGTATTGGGAAAGGGAACTTTTGGAAATAGCTACAAGGCAGAATTGGAAAATGGGAAAATTGTGTTTGTTAAGAGGTTAAAAGATTGTTGTTTGGTTGAAAATGAATTCATAAAAAAGATTCAAGAATTGGCAAAATTGAGTGATCATCATCAAAGTTTGCTTCCTCTAAGAGCTTATTATTATTCAAAAGATGAGAAACTTCTTGTATTTGATTACATGCCTATGAGTAACTTGGCTTCTCTTTTACATG GTGTAGGAGTGGCTAAGAAATCTCAACTCACATGGCAAGTAAGGACTCGAATCGCTTATGAAGTCGCTAGTGGCCTAGAATTTCTCCATACTCAGGGATCTGACGTTTGTCATGGTAACATAACGTCATCCAATGTTCTACTCACAAATTCTTTTGATGTTCGTCTTTCAGACCAGGGATTATTCGGACTTTTCATGCCAAACACCATGTTACTTGTCCTCAACGTGGGCTATCAAGCACCGGAAGTGGGATATGCCTACAACCTTTGTCAAAAATCAGATGTTTACAGCTTCGGTGGCCTGTTGTTGGAATTACTAACCGGTAAGGCCCCATTAGACACCGTTGGCAAGAACAAAGGGATTGATTTGCCTAGTTGGGTTCGAAAAATGTTTCAAGAAAACcctattattgatgtttttgatAAGAGTATGGTGAAAAATTACCAAGAATTTGGAGATCAAATGGTTCAATTGTTACAACTAGCAATTTGCTGTACTTTCAAGAATCCTACTAAAAGGCCCTCAATGGTTGCAGTGGCTAATCAAATAAAAAGGACATGCAGATTGTAA